The following are encoded together in the Zingiber officinale cultivar Zhangliang chromosome 8A, Zo_v1.1, whole genome shotgun sequence genome:
- the LOC122009197 gene encoding U11/U12 small nuclear ribonucleoprotein 35 kDa protein-like — translation MSSSNAVFYADAYHPIQAGSIDGTDILPHDNAVYRAVLCSSAGLYDPLGDPKVIGDPYCTVFVGRLSRLTEEETLRKAMNKYGRVKKLRLVRDIVTGASCGYAFVEFETEREMRRAYEDAHHSFIDDCEVIVDYYRQHLMPGWIPRRLGGGLGGKKESGQLRFGGRERPFRAPLRPIPYDDLKRLGIPPPPEGRYVTRFQVPSPPRRRSSHSMEDSPIRHQRSRDKEEASHTRHKRSADRDDSLREHRRHREHSRRHKRSTSRDYSH, via the exons ATGAGCAGCTCGAACGCCGTGTTCTACGCCGACGCCTATCACCCTATCCAAGCCGGGAGCATCGACGGCACCGACATCCTCCCTCACGACAACGCTGTCTACCGCGCTGTCCTTTGCTCCTCTGCCGGCCTCT ATGATCCGTTGGGCGATCCTAAGGTTATCGGCGATCCCTACTGCACCGTCTTCGTGGGCCGGCTTTCACGCCTTACTGAAGAAGAAACTCTTAGAAAG GCAATGAACAAGTACGGAAGGGTGAAGAAATTGCGACTAGTGAGAGATATTG TTACCGGTGCTTCATGTGGTTATGCTTTTGTGGAATTCGAAACTGAGAGAGAGATGCGCCGTGCATATGAG GACGCACACCattcttttattgatgattgtGAAGTGATTGTTGACTACTACAGGCAACACTTAATGCCTGGATGGATTCCAAGAAGACTAG GTGGTGGTCTCGGAGGCAAGAAGGAATCTGGTCAACTTCGTTTCGGAGGTCGGGAGCGGCCATTTCGTGCTCCTTT GCGACCAATTCCATATGATGATCTGAAAAGGCTGGGTATTCCGCCTCCACCTGAAGGACGATATGTGACACGTTTTCAG GTCCCATCCCCACCTAGGCGCAGAAGCTCTCACTCCATGGAAGATTCTCCTATCAGGCATCAAAGATCTCGAGATAAGGAAGAGGCTTCTCATACGCGGCATAAGAGATCAGCTGATAGAGATGATTCCCTTCGTGAGCATCGTAGACATAGAGAGCACTCACGACGGCATAAGAGGTCAACGAGTAGAGATTACAGTCACTGA